A region of the Thermus aquaticus genome:
ATCCCCTCGGCCACCTCCTGAACCGTGGCCGGCCCTTCCCCGAAGGCGATGTAGAGGGCATCCGCCTTTCCGTCGTACGTGATCCTCACGCTTCTCCTCCACCCGCTTTTCGCCTGGGGCTAGGCGGCCTGGGAGACTCCCAGGGGGACCTCCCTCTCCGGCAGGAGGAGGCGAAGGGGCTTGCCCCCCAGGAAGAGGGCGTAGACCAGGGGCCAGCC
Encoded here:
- a CDS encoding DUF2283 domain-containing protein, yielding MRITYDGKADALYIAFGEGPATVQEVAEG